In the Parasteatoda tepidariorum isolate YZ-2023 chromosome 3, CAS_Ptep_4.0, whole genome shotgun sequence genome, one interval contains:
- the LOC122269942 gene encoding acid-sensing ion channel 1C-like, producing MAMLTHIVADKIFKKSSIYAIARIGFSKSNYHKIFWLLILIVGLSGCAYKTQTFCSVYFEYPVIVSLQEEQILESGFPAVTICNLNRMKVVYESCINNDIMEKGCIPSLGQVGGMPASGRGSSGKQDISERRSLLSCNGTFNKESLSKLHLIFKYLRMSNENRRFVGYNASELVKFCSFNMQLCSLKDFKYFQSLRYGNCYTFNSSSKYGKKYVTFSKKGYKSGLELLLNLGLNEYMSTASKSGMRISVHHASEAPNPEVNGFDINPGFETSIVLKQMAIQRLPTPYKDRCINYNSRINESSEEECMKLCLQKLSFEICGCIDPTLILIPGMKHCNIFNMSDICCLDGVQDNTTRKELPCDCPPSCYAVSYSNEISKARLSKIDGILSNKSKDNFMDHYARLKVFYSTFTQNTFKQLPMFEESEIFSHLGGELSLWLGLSLFAIFEIMEALISLIKAYKASISLQEKQISESGFPAVTICNLNRMKVLYESCINDDIMEKGCIPSRGQVGVGKPADIGSYGKQDISERRSLLSCNGTFNNESLSKLYLIFKYLRMSNKNRRFVGYEASELVKFCSFNMQLCSSKDFKYFQSLRYGNCYTFNSSSKYGKKYVTFSKTGYKSGLELLLNLGLNEYMSTASKSGMRISVHHASEAPNPEVNGVDIYPGFETSIVLKQMAIQRLPAPYKDRCIQYNSRINESSEEECMKLCLQILSFEICGCIDPTLILIPGMKHCNIFNMSDICCLDGVQDNTTRHELSCDCPPSCYAVSYSNEISKARLSKTDGILSNKSKGNFMNHYARLKVFYSTFTHNTFKQLPMFKESEIFSHLGGELSLWLGLSLFAIFEIMEALISLIKAFKASSNK from the exons atgGCAATGCTAACTCACATTGTCGCAGATAAAATCTTTAAGAAATCATCAATATATGCGATTGCTCGTAttggattttcaaaatcaaactatcacaaaatattttggcTCCTCATATTAATAGTTGGATTATCTGGTTGCGCATACAAGACTCAAACATTTTGTTCTGTTTACTTCGAATATCCCGTAATAGTATCTCTTCAAGAAGAACAAATTTTAGAATCAGGATTTCCTGCCGTTACTATTTGTAACCTCAATCGAATGAAAGTGGTCTACGAAAGCTGCATTAACAACGACATTATGGAAAAGGGTTGCATTCCTTCTCTTGGCCAAGTTGGTGGTATGCCAGCATCAGGTAGAGGTTCTTCTGGTAAGCAAGACATATCTGAACGACGCAGTCTACTATCTTGCAATGGTACGTTTAATAAAGAATCTCTGTCGAAACTACATTTAATCTTCAAATATTTACGAATGAGTAATGAGAATCGAAGATTTGTTGGATATAACGCATCAGAATTAGTAAAATTCTGCAGTTTTAACATGCAGTTATGTTCTTTGAAAGACTTCAAGTACTTTCAGAGTCTCAGATATGGTAATTGTTATACATTTAATAGTTCCAGCAAGTATGGTAAGAAGTAtgttacattttctaaaaaaggatACAAAAGTGGATTGGAATTATTACTGAACTTGGGTTTAAATGAATACATGTCAACCGCTTCGAAATCTGGAATGAGAATCTCAGTTCATCATGCTTCAGAAGCTCCAAACCCAGAAGTAAATGGCTTTGACATAAATCCAGGGTTTGAAACATCGATTGTTCTAAAACAGATGGCCATTCAACGTTTGCCTACACCATACAAAGATCGATGCATCAACTACAACTCGCGTATTAATGAAAGCAGTGAAGAAGAATGTATGAAGCTATGCCTTCAAAAACTGAGTTTTGAAATTTGTGGTTGCATTGATCCAACTTTAATCCTAATTCCTGGAATGAAgcattgtaatatatttaacatgagtGATATTTGTTGTTTGGATGGAGTTCAAGACAACACAACTCGAAAGGAATTACCATGTGACTGTCCGCCATCTTGTTATGCTGTTTCTTACAGCAACGAGATTTCAAAAGCACGTTTATCAAAGATTGATGGTATTTTGTCGAACAAATCAAAAGACAATTTTATGGACCATTACGCTCGTTTGAAGGTATTTTACTCCACTTTCACCCAAAATACTTTCAAACAATTACCAATGTTTGAAGAATCTGAAATCTTCAGTCACTTAGGTGGTGAACTGTCATTGTGGTTGGGTCTTTCCCTGTTTGCCATTTTCGAAATAATGGAAGCTCTAATAAGTCTTATCAAAGCATATAAAGCCTCAA TATCTCttcaagaaaaacaaatttcagaatCAGGTTTTCCTGCCGTTACTATTTGTAACCTCAATCGAATGAAAGTGCTCTACGAAAGTTGCATTAATGACGACATAATGGAAAAGGGTTGCATTCCTTCTAGAGGCCAAGTGGGTGTTGGTAAACCAGCAGATATAGGTTCTTATGGTAAGCAAGACATATCTGAACGACGCAGTCTACTATCTTGCAATGGTACGTTTAATAATGAATCTCTGTCAAAGCTTTATTTAATCTTCAAATATTTACGAATGAGCAATAAGAATCGAAGATTTGTAGGATATGAAGCATCAGAATTAGTAAAATTCTGCAGTTTTAACATGCAGTTATGTTCTTCAAAAGACTTCAAGTACTTTCAGAGTCTCAGATATGGTAATTGTTATACATTTAATAGTTCCAGCAAGTATGGTAAGAAGTATgttacattttctaaaacagGATACAAAAGTGGATTGGAACTATTACTGAACTTGGGTTTAAATGAATACATGTCAACTGCTTCGAAATCTGGAATGAGAATCTCAGTTCATCATGCTTCAGAAGCACCAAACCCTGAAGTAAATGGCGTTGACATATATCCAGGGTTTGAAACATCGATTGTTCTAAAACAGATGGCCATTCAACGTTTGCCTGCACCATACAAAGACAGATGCATCCAGTACAACTCGCGTATTAATGAAAGCAGTGAAGAAGAATGCATGAAGCTATGCCTTCAGATACTGAGTTTTGAAATTTGTGGTTGCATTGATCCAACTTTAATCCTAATTCCTGGAATGAAgcattgtaatatatttaacatgagtGATATTTGTTGTTTGGATGGAGTTCAAGACAACACTACTCGACATGAGTTATCATGTGACTGTCCGCCATCTTGTTATGCAGTCTCTTACAGCAACGAGATTTCAAAAGCACGGTTATCAAAGACTGACGGTATTTTGTCGAACAAATCAAAAGGCAATTTTATGAACCATTACGCTCGTTTGAAGGTATTTTACTCCACTTTCACCCACAATACTTTCAAACAATTACCAATGTTTAAAGAATCTGAAATCTTCAGTCACTTAGGTGGTGAACTGTCACTGTGGTTGGGTCTTTCCCTGTTTGCCATTTTCGAAATAATGGAAGCTCTAATAAGTCTTATCAAAGCATTTAAAGCCtcaagtaataagtaa